Proteins from one Eriocheir sinensis breed Jianghai 21 unplaced genomic scaffold, ASM2467909v1 Scaffold1478, whole genome shotgun sequence genomic window:
- the LOC126990181 gene encoding uncharacterized protein LOC126990181, which translates to MDIKEKNRRRESNPVPGELPDSHNLSPGMVGHPAQQGWAGGGGAVHEWLQSGVVPRSGWPSGVPAGCQVHDLRLGCDTCHARLLLHLPRPTVPAGRTCPSRTHRFNHTLCEAYVEENWSPGQVVTNLVATDLDAWDLGKLRYTVLHQTSEAAVTMNKEGSLYTETPLNRESLPVHSLKVSVMDEEIQASFTVVCDMNKNPPVFTLPEYQANIMAPGTTILKVIGVKLTGELSSWTSPKDIILKVAGILTVKGGTGAIVEYLGPGVDSISCTGMATICNMGAEIGKIGYSEGRGRECTQTPTVSYFCCLRPHHPCEGRPADPTLLVCP; encoded by the exons atggatataaaggagaaaaatcgAAGAAGGGAGTCAAACCCAGTGCCTGGTGAGTTGCCTGACAGCCATAACCTTTCTCCAGGAATGGTGGGACATCCGGCACAGCAAGGAtgggctggcggaggaggagctgTCCATGAGTGGCTGCAGAGTGGTGTGGTCCCGAGGTCAGGCTGGCCGAGTGGGGTCCCGGCAGGTTGTCAAGTGCACGACCTGAGACTCGGCTGTGATACATGCCATGCTCGCCTCCTCCTACACCTGCCCAGACCAACCGTCCCTGCTGGGAGAACCTGTCCCTCAAGAACCCACAG GTTCAATCACACACTCTGCGAAGCTTACGTGGAGGAAAACTGGTCTCCCGGCCAGGTGGTCACCAACCTTGTGGCCACGGACCTTGATGCCTGGGACCTGGGCAAGCTGAGATACACCGTCCTGCACCAGACCTCAGAAGCAGCCGTCACCATGaacaaggaag GCAGTCTATACACTGAGACACCCCTGAATCGCGAGTCCCTGCCCGTGCACAGCCTCAAGGTGTCCGTGATGGACGAAGAGATCCAGGCCAGCTTCACGGTGGTGTGCGACATGAACAAAAACCCACCAGTCTTTACGCTGCCGGAGTACCAGGCGAACATCATGGCTCCCGGGACGACCATTCTTAAG GTCATTGGTGTTAAGCTCACCGGGGAGCTGAGCAGTTGGACATCACCCAAAGACATCATATTGAAGGTCGCTGGAATTCTGACAGTTAAAGGCGGCACCGGGGCAATTGTTGAATATTTGGGGCCTGGCGTGGACTCCATCTCCTGCACCGGCATGGCCACGATATGCAACATGGGCGCCGAGATCGGTAAG ATTGGCTACAGTGAAGGTCGTGGCAGAGAGTGTACTCAAACTCCTACTGTGAGCTACTTCTGCTGCCTGCGCCCTCACCACCCCTGTGAAGGACGCCCAGCTGACCCAACCCTCCTCG tgtGCCCCTGA